One Phycisphaerae bacterium RAS2 DNA window includes the following coding sequences:
- the yedK_1 gene encoding Putative SOS response-associated peptidase YedK translates to MCGRYTLLAEANQLAQEFGVGDVAPLEPRYNVAPSQVVPVIRVGSFVPESNMAVVRQAGAGGARRLDVLRWGLIPHWAKDPKIAFRTINARAETVATQPAFRDAFRARRCIVPASGFYEWRRLMKGGKEVKQPLYIRRSNGRLLALAGLWERWEGPGGEVVESFTIITTEANAFIREFHDRMPVILRPEDYDLWLNPASKPEQLKPLLTPCPPDWLVASPASQRVNSPRNDDPGCLDAPL, encoded by the coding sequence ATGTGCGGTCGCTATACATTGCTGGCGGAGGCAAATCAGCTTGCCCAGGAGTTTGGAGTCGGCGATGTCGCGCCGTTGGAACCCCGCTACAACGTCGCGCCGTCGCAGGTCGTGCCGGTGATTCGGGTTGGGAGCTTCGTCCCCGAATCCAACATGGCGGTCGTGCGGCAGGCTGGGGCAGGCGGCGCGCGGCGGCTTGATGTTCTGCGCTGGGGATTGATTCCGCATTGGGCCAAAGACCCGAAGATCGCTTTTCGCACGATCAATGCGCGGGCCGAGACGGTCGCCACGCAACCGGCTTTTCGTGACGCTTTCCGGGCGCGTCGTTGCATCGTCCCCGCCAGCGGGTTCTACGAGTGGCGGCGTTTGATGAAGGGCGGAAAGGAAGTCAAACAGCCGCTTTACATCCGGCGCAGCAATGGCCGGCTGTTGGCATTGGCAGGGCTTTGGGAGCGTTGGGAAGGCCCCGGCGGCGAGGTCGTCGAGTCGTTTACGATCATCACGACGGAAGCGAATGCGTTTATCCGCGAATTCCATGACCGGATGCCGGTAATCCTTCGCCCGGAGGATTACGACTTGTGGCTGAATCCCGCCTCGAAGCCTGAGCAGCTTAAGCCGCTTCTGACGCCGTGCCCGCCGGATTGGCTGGTGGCGTCGCCGGCCAGCCAACGGGTCAACAGCCCCCGCAACGACGACCCGGGCTGCCTGGACGCACCGCTCTAA